A single region of the Pelecanus crispus isolate bPelCri1 chromosome 10, bPelCri1.pri, whole genome shotgun sequence genome encodes:
- the LOC142594497 gene encoding uncharacterized protein LOC142594497, with protein MELASLPPSPGPTGKPPRGAAGAGEGRAGGGGGAGPGARARPGAPDRRSPLPAGEARARPGAGRESGRRKRTTFSKAQLELLVRAFEKDPYPGIALREQLSGLTDIPESRIQVWFQNRRARQLNHKKSEAAACPRPACGKQKPTRCGGCCQERPRTAQGPGPERGRPPPQPGLPGGNQGFPGQPSACSGQPCSRLDAHFRSLDNAFGAPGQTPAHLGLDCAGKGVPLAAGSTPQLSLPAQQPQEYPYLKKAFPESYYSDADVLQSRTEDYQHLAAKENMYRRPVLNYSNANQGLGNEHYSYIKPNTSPVGKGSTFNYGEGESKLELEQMRHCPPLVAASHASPPLVLPKHEGGYQGTLAAPAPSYGQQLLETVNDYDPYWLGVRNEILGTGLDSLFENEQNGELGGPRSYLFAFGGQTSTCHLGHT; from the exons ATGGAGCTCGCCagcctgccccccagccccggccccaccgGTAAGCCTCCCCGGGgtgcggccggggccggggagggcagggcgggcggcggcggcggagcggggcccggc GCCCGGGCGCGGCCCGGCGCCCCTGACCGCCGCTCCCCTCTGCCCGCAGGCGAGGCCCGGGCGCGGCCCGGCGCAGGGCGGGAGAGCGGCCGGCGGAAGCGCACCACCTTCAGCAAggcccagctggagctgctggtccGCGCCTTCGAGAAGGACCCCTACCCCGGCATCGCCCTGCGGGAGCAGCTCTCCGGCCTCACCGACATCCCCGAGTCCAGGATCCAG GTGTGGTTCCAGAACAGGAGAGCCCGGCAGCTGAACCACAAGAAGAGCGAagccgccgcctgcccccggccGGCCTGCGGCAAGCAGAAGCCGACCCGCTGCGGCGGCTGCTGCCAGGAGCGGCCCCGGACGGcgcaggggccggggccagagcggggccgccccccgccgcagcccggccTACCGGGGGGGAACCAGGGCTTCCCCGGTCAGCCGTCGGCCTGCTCGGGGCAGCCCTGCTCGAGGCTCGATGCTCATTTCAGAAGCTTGGATAACGCTTTCGGAGCCCCGGGTCAGACCCCAGCGCACTTGGGTTTGGACTGCGCGGGCAAAGGGGTCCCGCTCGCTGCGGGAAGCACCCCCCAGCTCTCGCTCCCTGCGCAGCAGCCGCAGGAGTATCCGTACCTGAAGAAGGCTTTCCCTGAAAGCTACTACTCAGATGCAGATGTTCTCCAGTCTCGTACAGAAGATTACCAGCACCTGGCAGCTAAAGAGAACATGTATAGGAGGCCTGTCTTAAACTACTCGAATGCTAACCAGGGCCTGGGCAATGAGCACTATTCGTATATCAAGCCAAACACTTCTCCCGTTGGGAAGGGCTCCACTTTCAATTACGGTGAAGGGGAATCTAAGCTTGAGCTCGAGCAGATGAGGCACTGTCCACCTCTGGTTGCGGCTAGTCATGCTAGTCCTCCTTTGGTACTTCCAAAACATGAAGGGGGGTATCAAGGGACACTcgctgctccagccccatcgtacgggcagcagctgctggagacagTAAATGACTATGACCCTTATTGGCTGGGCGTGAGAAATGAGATTTTGGGAACTGGGTTAGATTCGCTGTTTGAGAATGAGCAAAATGGGGAGCTAGGTGGGCCAAGAAGTTACCTTTTTGCTTTTGGTGGCCAGACTTCAACCTGTCATTTGGGTCACACATGA